GATCTTTGAgctgaataccttaaacgattggtacatcgattctctatcaatcctTATTAAAATCTCTGTACAAATTGTTTGATCGATTTTTcatcaatttttctgatggactcctttgaaaaatggggaaatgcttGTGAGTGGCCATTTGGCCCACaacgatgtctatatctttgtctTTTTAGATCCGATCCTTTAGCTTAAACGTTTGATTGATAGTTTCCCTGTCAATCTTCATCGTTTATCAATGAAAGAATGCCTCGTCATGCCTACTTCCCAACCGAATTTAAGCGTTTGAATACCTAAAGCTGTTTACCACTAAGCCCATAAAAGCCCAGTGGCATAGTTGGATTGGCCTCCCAGATTATCAGTcgaatttaattgatttaatgATTTGTTTCCGCAAAGCCCAACACCTGTGCGTAACATTGTTTTGTATTGTACCACCTGTTTTGGCACCTGGCCTCGGTATCAATAGCTCGCCATATCCCGATAACCCGCTCTTCTATACTGATCATCGATCGATGGTCTGCTATTTAAGGAGCTTCATCGCTCCCAGACTTTCATTCACGATTTTTACCTGCGTTCGCGCGTATAGAAGACAGTTTAAGTGATATACTTAGGGATTGTAgcagaatataaaaatatcccTACTATTAAAAATGCTTCGAATTATCCTGGGATTGAGTCTTATCTGTGGGTGCCACGGAAGTTCGAGAGTGTAAgtactaaaaataataaatcttgTATAAGACCATATGTTGGAAAATGGAACTTTAAGAAAACGAGATATTGTATATACTCTAATTCCCCGATCTTGTGTTCTTGAACTGTAAATTAGTAAATAAACAAAGCCTTTGTTTATTTCCTATTTCCTAGTCCATTGATAGCAGCTTATCAGAGACCGGCGGGTCTTATCTCTTCCTATTTTCCTATTCTAGTATTGTCACTATAGTCTACTTTTTAGCTTACCTTTTGCACTGCTTTTCATATTTTGTATTTCCAGGCAAAGATAAACCATTTCCGTTAAGCGTTTATATTGCAGATTGCGATGTTCCACCCTGCTTGGTGTACAAAGGAACCTTTGCTGTGATGGAGGTTCATTTTCTGGGCAGTAAGTTTGCAAATGCAGCATGTTTTCAACCATATATTGATCCTTGATCCTTGAATCCTTTTtcagacaacaacaacatcaggaACATCACCGCCACCACAACTGCCAAAGTGTGGGGCATAAGTCACTCCTACGATCTGCCCGGGGAAATATCCAATGTCTGCATAAATCTCCTGTACGGCGCCATGTGTCCCATCGACAAGGACGAGGATGTGACCTATCAGTTTAACTTTTATGTCGATCCAATATTTCCCGAAATCACGGCCGATGTCACGGTTAATTTGAATGATGACAAAGGTGAGTCGATCACCTGTTTCACCGTCAGTTGCAAAATCCGTAAGGGAGCCACCGCGGCGAAAAGCGACTCCTACTTGCTGGACTGAGAAACCCGATAATGTACCACACAATGCCACCGATTTCGGACGACTGAATATTCCCCATTATttgctaaaaaataaatgcaaagaGTCTTTTAGAGATAAGCTTTGTTTACTTTCCCTACGTCACGGATTCCAGTGTACCCGTGCCTATCGATTGCCGGATTAACTCATTCGCGTCCCCCCGATTAGATATCTGGtagtatttataattttatatatagtCATCGGTGACGTTGTATGTTTGCACCTAGACTCCAGCAATATATTTAACTGATTCAGTGGCAAAATTGCCAATAAAATGGCTTTGATAATCATTTATTGACCGGCACCGGTTGGCCATATGGTCAAAAGTTTGGATCCCCTTTCCAGATAACACCTTAACTGGGTGCAATTCTACACTTGACCAAATTTTGGGGTAGTCTATATGTCCCCGATGTGTGATAAGTGAAAGAAATTCAGTAAAAAATCCCAGCTTTTCGGGGAAATGATAAGAGAAAAATAGTGGCTATTGAAGTGATATCACAATCATAAGTAGTCATAAAGTACAaagatttttagttttatgaggAATTCGAgtttctatttaaataagagaGGTTTAGTggaagaaactaaaaaaaaatcgaataacACAATCTACCAAGATTAGAGCAGTGAGTAGTATTAGCTATACACACCTAGTATATCTATGATTTAAATCTGGCTTATATAGCGAAACTTAAGTTTTATGTTTGCAGAAGCTTTAATTTTTAGTCTCATAATATAGTAACcctttattgaatttttttcagtgcaaaTTTCATTGAAAATAAATCAGATAATGTGGGTGAGTTGCCGGGTTTGGAAACTGGTCATTGATAACCGGGTACATTTTGCTTCTTCTTGGCTCTGCGCTCTGCGCCTGAACAGGTGTGTTGGGCTCGATGGGGCAGTTAATCAGACTTGAGATTTGtgaattattatttgattCGATTATGGCTTTTCGTCCACTTCAAGTTTACACCTTAATGGCTGCGTGTGCAGATAGTCCCGATGGCCAATAGAAAGCATTGTAACGCGAGTCAcaataaatcataaatattcCCCTCCTTGTGTCTCTACCATACCTTTAAATGGCGAAGGGAAAAAAGCATTACTTGTACTTAGGAAAAGAACCCCTCATGTATGCGGGAgggcttttaaaattttattaaatattcatgAGACATCGTGGGTGAGCTCAGGGTCTGATTTAGACTGCTTTGgttttttggaataaaaataatttgataGATATATCACAGTAAATATAACCAATTGGGTATGGAGTTTCCACAAGTCTCTAAGTCAGCCTGTTGAGAAAGTCCAGTTGGTAGACCGAGCTGCCGCCATTTCCCTTGACCACCTTGATGTCGCACACGAAGCAGGTAGCGATTTCGTTGTCCTGGTCCACCAGATAAATTTCGATCTTTACTCCGATTTCCGGGTACTCGCCGATTGGGAAGTCGAACAGGTAGGTGACATCTTCCGTCGCATAGAGGGGACAGTAGGCGCCGTACATGAGATTGGGACAGACTGCAGCTATATCCGCGGGCAGCTCATATGGCACCGTAATTATTCCCAGGGTAGTGGCCTTCACCAGGGTCGTCAGTTTGGTTATGTACTTGTCCACGGCGAAATCAATTTCGAATTTCTGATTAGATCCTTTCACAATGTTGCAGGGAGGAGTAATGCAGTTATGCACTCGCACCTCCAGTGGAAAAGGCTTATTTCCAGAGCCTAAGTATAAGGATATTGTAAGCTGTTATAATTCCTTAATGATTTATGTTTTTGCACTTACATCGCTTAACTTCCGTGGCCGGATGCTCTTCTTCGGCTTGGACCAGGGCGAAAAGTGCCAGGGAGAGGATAATTAGCGCCTTGACTTGCATGTTTCTTGACTGGAATTGAGTTCCTCCATCGATGCGAACATCGTTTATATAGCCGGAGTGGAGCAGAGACGATCGGGCTAAGACTATCTTATCGGGGGCCAATACCCACCGACTCTTAAGCTTCGTCAGAAGTCGTATTTCGGGCCACCGGATGAAAGTTGTCGGGTCATTTTTGacaatatttaaacatttataagTGGTTTTCTAATAgggtttttataaaatatgaataaactatttaCTTCAGGGACATGAAACGTTTAATTCATTTGTAAGAATAGATTGATGGACTTGATGAATGGCCTTATAATTAGATATCCCTTATCTtcttaacaaataaaaataatcacaaTACAAATCTCTGCTTTAAACACGCTtcattaaattcattttttgaaTGGACCGTAAAATTAGGAAATGGGCCAAGAGAATTTTATCACTTCATCGGCGTTTCAGACGGGCGTCCATGGTCCAGGGTGCAGAGTCGGTGCAAAAATAAATCCCAGAGCACTCGGCAGGCCACTAAGCCTCCTGATGGCAACAGAAAAACCCACAGACATTTCTGCCCTTCGACCAAAGCCAATGACAATGGGACTTTTTGCGGGCCAGGAAAATGTGCGAGTATAAAGGAAACAGGCTAAATGTAAGCTGGAAAGTATAATTCCCCCTCCATGCCACCCATCGCACTCAGGAAGGTTGCTGAAATTTTCGCCAAAGGTAGGAAAAGCGAGGTGGGTTAGGAAAGTAATGGGTGTTGGGTATGTATTGCATAGATATTTTTGTAAGTATTTACTGAACCACCCTCGGTAATTTTTTTGCAATCTCTCAGATGCTTGGTGGTGACTTGGCcggcgagcagcagcagcgcagcATGAGATTGCCTCAGAATGCTTTTGAACTTGCTACGATTTGCCGCCCCCGCCCTCGAGGGCCATCCTCAAAAAATACGGTCGTCGTTGCTTCTCACATGTAATTGTTGTGACATTATTTAATATGTCAAAGCAATGGGAAATCCGGTAGGAAAAATATCCTGAACCAAGATTGGGTCGGATTTGCCCCGACTTCGACAATGAGAACCGCAATATTTGATTAGCATCAGTCAGTCGGGGGAGTCTCGAGTTCGATTCTATTTTCGGTGTCATTTAATGCAATTATCTGAGCCGGAAAATCTGATACCCAAATACTTTCGCAGCCGAAAAAGCACACACTTCCGGTTATTTCGGTTTCCGTTTGCACTTTTGAGTgttctccctttttttttgcatattccCAAATGTATTTCTCGGATATTTAGCTTATCTTTGATGTATGCCTATctgccttttattttttagctggAAAATCAATACTACTCGAAGAAAGCGAAGAGTGCTGGGAGTTCGCATAttgattattatattttgcaGAAAAGTATGCTTTACTTTTTGCGAGGAAGAATTGGCGTGGGTGTGGCATTTAGTTTATACTTCTCAGTGGAATGGGTTATCACTAACCCCGTCCAATGAGAACCAGTCTGTCAGTGCCGAGCTAACTCAATTAATTTGTCAAATCAAGCCCGCCGTCAAATGCCAGTGCCAAAGCCAAACAATTTGTCACGCCAATCCTGTGGCCTTTATCCTGACAGGAGTCGGTAGTCGCTCGGCCCCACCCACCCCATAGTTGTCTGTTCTATTtcaatttgatatttgtttGCACGTAATTCAATACCCAGCGACAAACCGGTTGGGGCATTGTGTCTCAATTAGGCGACAATTTGATTTTCGTGCtgttaatttttcattaaatttttggaaCTGCCGTGTGCAGTCAATTAATAACGGAATTTCCGAAAAGGACACGCCCAATTGCCCGTGACCCCAGACCACAGACGTAATGTCCCCCTCAACAGGTGCTTCCGATTGGGTCCTGGACAACCCTTAATTTCCCAAAAGAGGGCAAAGGCAGGTTCTGAGAAATATAAAGTCAGTGATTTGTACGATattatttctaccaaaactaTTCTCCCTTTTCTTTGACCACCCAGGTGTATTCAACTGTTTTCGTTTTAACAAGGACAAAATGACCAACTGGCCTTGAGACAATTTTTCCTGCACTTTCCTCTAGTATTGACTCGAAAAACGAAATGTCCTAGAGGGAGAGAAAGTATTTTGCGCTTTAGTGCACACTTTGATATACCTGGGAGTCTCATTTGCGAATAGCAATTTGCATATGCCGTCAtgcaaaaatgttttttattaaatttttccacCATGTCAAGACCGAACCTAAGGGATGCTAATTAATTTGCTCGGTACCCCACTGCCCGTTCCTTTGACTCTGTAATTAAATGAATGCAAAATTCATGTTTCCCGAAATCAGAAGAAACATGCGTTTCAACAAGTTCGACTGGCGGCTGTTGAGTAATTTTCCCCGTGTGACGTGTTGGCATTTAGAGCCGTGTCCTGCCGCGTCCTGCCAATTGTCCTTCCCCGTTTCACGTAGCAACACCGAACGCTCAGCTTAGAAATGTGTTTCAAGCGAAAAGAAGTTTGctaaatttgcataaatatgTACAAGTTGTACCTACATGGTTCGTATAATTAAAATGTTAGTTTCCAGCCCGGGAGTTGCATAATTCGAGGGCACCTTTCTGTTATTACCTTTAACGGGTACAAGCTTGGAATTCCAAAGAAAATTCTTTCTGGTTTCCTTGTAACTCATAATGGGTTTACATTTCCAGTTATATGGTTGGGATGTCATTTTAAAGTGTATGACGATTTTAAAgccttttttatttctttagaaaataatttcaatctTCATTAGCTCTTaagttaattataaaaatgtaaaaattgtttaacttCTATAGCCAATTGACTGCTCAAGACTTTTAGGATGTACTTTGGAAGGCCAGTAATCCCCTCAATCATTTTCGCATTTAATGGATGAAcgtaaacattttaaaatcaattgcTGGCAGGGCGGAAATCGCTTAGCTAATTTGCATATAAAACAGTTGAATTTATGAACAAAATCTGAGAATATTGATGAAATTTGGGCCACCCCTTGacggctgctgctgttttgGCTCTCGACAAGTCAAGTGGGTGTAAGAAATTGTATAAAACTTGCTACAAATTGGCTATGCATATAAATTGATGTTAATGTGCCAGGCGGCCAGGCTGCCAGCCAGTCGAGGGTTGCTGCAGTggcccaaaagtatgcaacgagTGGATCGCGTCGTAATCTCCTGTTACCAGGTTGACCCAATAAATCATCATTACTAATCGGTTGCTAATTTTTCGACCGAGTTCAAATGCACCGGAGCTCCCATCGGGCCCCAAGAACACAAAAGGTGTTTAGTGCTTGTTGGCCATCTTATCAATGGCCAAAATTAGCGGCATCTGCACTTGACCAGTTCACATGTACTGGCTACCGATAATGGCCAAATCAGTATTATTAATACTAGTTTAGGGTAATTGGCTAGAGCAAACACGTTTGTTGTTATCTGAACCAATGTTTACTTTCAAGGGAATGAAAACCATTTCATTAGAatattgttttctgttttgatAGAATAAATTATGCTTTTCTTAACTATATTGATTAAGATTTCTAGGATTTACCTGAGGTTTTTGGAAATCACTCTACGTTTAAGACGTAATAATTGCCATAAAGTTCGAAAGAGTTGAACGTAATTTTGGTGCAAAGCCTCAAAGCGATTAGATTAACGGCCGAGTGCAAGAGAACCATAGCACAAATCTGGGGTATAAATACCCCTACGATTAATGGAATTAGGATTCATAAACCCAACTCTCTTCAAAGCAGTAACAACCTAGTTATtgaacttaaaaacaaaatcatcaaaaacaaaaatggccaTCTTCAAAAAGACTTCTTTGTGCCTGTTGATCTCTCTGATGTGGACTTTGGCAGCTGGGGAAACCCCCATCCGGCAATGTGAGTTATATTTAactaacaaatatttaaaaataaagactaataaatattttatactcTTTTAGGTGCTACTGGCAGCTATCCTTTGCCT
The Drosophila bipectinata strain 14024-0381.07 chromosome 3R, DbipHiC1v2, whole genome shotgun sequence DNA segment above includes these coding regions:
- the LOC108129378 gene encoding NPC intracellular cholesterol transporter 2-like; the protein is MLRIILGLSLISYLLHCFSYFVFPGKDKPFPLSVYIADCDVPPCLVYKGTFAVMEVHFLGNNNNIRNITATTTAKVWGISHSYDLPGEISNVCINLLYGAMCPIDKDEDVTYQFNFYVDPIFPEITADVTVNLNDDKGESITCFTVSCKIRKGATAAKSDSYLLD
- the Npc2d gene encoding NPC intracellular cholesterol transporter 2, producing the protein MQVKALIILSLALFALVQAEEEHPATEVKRCSGNKPFPLEVRVHNCITPPCNIVKGSNQKFEIDFAVDKYITKLTTLVKATTLGIITVPYELPADIAAVCPNLMYGAYCPLYATEDVTYLFDFPIGEYPEIGVKIEIYLVDQDNEIATCFVCDIKVVKGNGGSSVYQLDFLNRLT